From Streptomyces sp. TLI_053, a single genomic window includes:
- a CDS encoding NUDIX hydrolase, with translation MPADRWPVGRGPVVLAAGAVLWLPGRPKRSGRLGRPRLAVIHRPKYDDWSLPKGKLEPGESVVEAALREVREETGFSCVLGAELPTQHYLAQGRPKEVRYWAAVPTEGSFRPNREVDLLEWLPAGKARARLTHERDRRLVDALLALLGAKPVRSRDRES, from the coding sequence GTGCCGGCGGACCGGTGGCCGGTCGGCCGTGGGCCGGTGGTGCTGGCGGCGGGGGCGGTGCTCTGGCTGCCGGGGCGGCCGAAGCGGAGCGGGCGGCTGGGCCGGCCGCGGCTGGCGGTGATCCACCGGCCGAAGTACGACGACTGGAGTCTGCCGAAGGGGAAGCTGGAGCCCGGCGAGAGCGTGGTCGAGGCGGCGCTGCGCGAGGTGCGGGAGGAGACCGGGTTCTCCTGCGTGCTGGGGGCGGAGCTGCCGACCCAGCACTATCTGGCGCAGGGCCGGCCGAAGGAGGTCCGGTACTGGGCGGCGGTGCCGACGGAAGGGTCGTTCCGGCCGAACCGGGAGGTGGACCTGTTGGAGTGGCTGCCGGCCGGGAAGGCGCGGGCGCGGCTGACCCATGAGCGGGACCGGCGGTTGGTGGACGCGCTGCTGGCGTTGCTGGGGGCGAAGCCGGTGAGGTCGCGGGACCGGGAGTCGTGA
- the pstA gene encoding phosphate ABC transporter permease PstA, producing MSAATTSVPADARPLGRPLTANRLPKWAPAATAAGSIALGCGIGAVGGLESKLQWGLISAILFVVIGYVLSAQVEGRRQAKDRLATSVVWVAFILAVIPLLALTIYTVQQGAKVVDGNFLSHSMRGVRASGPGGGIYHALIGTLQQVFLASLMAAPIGLLTAVYLVEYGRGKLAKAVTFFVDVMTGVPSIVAGLFILSVWNLALGFNYSGFSGSLALAILMLPVVVRSTEEMLKLVPNELREASYALGVPKWKTILRIVIPTAIGGITTGVMLAVARITGETAPVMLLVFGADYINNNPFDGPQQSLPMYIWLQYSQVNNQYGYARAWGAALVLIAFVMGLNLIARGIARWRSPKAGH from the coding sequence ATGAGCGCCGCAACGACGTCGGTCCCGGCGGACGCCCGTCCGCTGGGCCGTCCACTGACCGCCAACCGGCTGCCCAAGTGGGCCCCGGCCGCCACGGCGGCCGGCTCCATCGCCCTCGGCTGCGGCATCGGCGCGGTCGGCGGTCTGGAGAGCAAGCTCCAGTGGGGCCTGATCTCCGCGATCCTCTTCGTGGTCATCGGCTACGTGCTCTCGGCGCAGGTCGAGGGCCGCCGCCAGGCCAAGGACCGGCTCGCCACCTCGGTGGTCTGGGTCGCCTTCATCCTGGCCGTGATCCCGCTGCTCGCCCTGACCATCTACACCGTCCAGCAGGGCGCCAAGGTGGTGGACGGGAACTTCCTGTCCCACTCCATGCGGGGTGTGCGGGCCTCCGGCCCCGGCGGTGGTATCTACCACGCGCTGATCGGCACCCTGCAGCAGGTCTTCCTGGCCAGCCTGATGGCCGCCCCGATCGGCCTGCTGACCGCCGTCTACCTGGTCGAGTACGGCCGGGGCAAGCTGGCCAAGGCGGTCACCTTCTTCGTCGACGTCATGACGGGTGTCCCGTCGATCGTCGCCGGTCTGTTCATCCTGTCCGTCTGGAACCTCGCCCTCGGCTTCAACTACTCCGGCTTCTCGGGCAGCCTCGCGCTGGCCATCCTGATGCTGCCGGTCGTGGTCCGATCCACCGAGGAGATGCTCAAGCTCGTTCCGAACGAGCTGCGCGAGGCGTCGTACGCGCTCGGCGTGCCGAAGTGGAAGACGATTCTCCGGATCGTCATCCCCACCGCCATCGGCGGCATCACCACCGGTGTGATGCTCGCGGTCGCCCGCATCACGGGTGAGACCGCACCGGTGATGCTGCTGGTCTTCGGCGCGGACTACATCAACAACAACCCGTTCGACGGGCCGCAGCAGTCGCTGCCGATGTACATCTGGCTGCAGTACTCCCAGGTGAACAACCAGTACGGCTACGCCCGTGCCTGGGGTGCCGCGCTCGTGCTGATCGCCTTCGTGATGGGGCTCAACCTCATCGCCCGGGGCATCGCCCGCTGGCGTTCGCCCAAGGCCGGGCACTGA
- a CDS encoding DUF47 family protein, producing the protein MRFSLTPKETSFYDMFAAAAENLVVGSKLLLELLGSDVSARAEIVERMRAAEHAGDDTTHAIFHQLNSSFITPFDREDIYNLASSLDDIMDFMEEAVDLVVLYDIQTLPKGIEQQIEVLARAAELTAGAMPNLRSMSNLTEYWIEVNRLENQADQIHRKLLAHLFSGQYEAIEVLKLKQVVDVLEQAADAFEHVANTVETIAVKES; encoded by the coding sequence GTGCGTTTTAGCCTGACCCCGAAGGAGACGAGTTTCTACGACATGTTCGCCGCCGCCGCGGAGAACCTGGTCGTGGGCTCGAAGCTCCTGCTGGAACTGCTGGGATCAGACGTGTCGGCCCGCGCGGAGATCGTCGAGCGCATGCGCGCCGCCGAGCACGCCGGAGACGACACCACCCATGCGATCTTCCACCAGCTGAACTCGTCCTTCATCACGCCCTTCGACCGCGAGGACATCTACAACCTCGCCTCGTCGCTGGACGACATCATGGACTTCATGGAGGAGGCCGTCGACCTGGTCGTCCTCTATGACATCCAGACCCTGCCGAAGGGCATCGAGCAGCAGATCGAGGTCCTGGCCCGCGCCGCCGAGCTGACCGCCGGGGCGATGCCGAACCTGCGGAGCATGTCCAACCTGACCGAGTACTGGATCGAGGTCAACCGGCTGGAGAACCAGGCCGACCAGATCCACCGCAAGCTGCTCGCCCACCTCTTCTCCGGCCAGTACGAGGCGATCGAGGTGCTCAAGCTGAAGCAGGTCGTGGACGTCCTCGAACAGGCCGCGGACGCCTTCGAGCACGTCGCCAACACGGTGGAGACCATCGCGGTCAAGGAGTCCTGA
- the pstS gene encoding phosphate ABC transporter substrate-binding protein PstS: MKLQRNGRSKALAIGAMALVSSLSLAACGSDDNNTTASTGASGSSAAAPAIDCGPKQAPLVAAGSTAQGNAIDILKNNFGAACKDTTINYGGGGSGAGVQQFNQGKIQFAGSDSALKPAEVDASKAVCTGGQGINLPVVAGLISIVYNVEGVDNLVLDGPTVAKIFDSQITKWNDPAIVALNPGAKLPDADIQAFHRTDDSGTTENLTKYFAKTSGGAWSYPASKAWAGKGGQGASGSAGVSAQVKQVKNSVSYAELSFAQTNNLKSAAINTGAAKPVEATAVNAANTFAKAQIAGTGSDLALTLDYATKDEGSYPLVLVTYEIVCDKGNKADTLDALKAFLGYSISDAGQKAIGDAGYVPLPKELTGKVTAAVKALA, translated from the coding sequence GTGAAGCTCCAGCGGAACGGCCGCTCCAAGGCCCTCGCGATCGGTGCCATGGCGCTCGTCAGCTCGCTGTCGCTCGCGGCCTGCGGCTCGGACGATAACAACACCACCGCGTCCACCGGCGCCAGCGGCTCCTCCGCCGCGGCCCCGGCGATCGACTGCGGCCCGAAGCAGGCCCCCCTGGTGGCCGCGGGCTCCACCGCCCAGGGCAACGCGATCGACATCCTGAAGAACAACTTCGGCGCGGCCTGCAAGGACACCACCATCAACTACGGTGGCGGCGGCTCCGGTGCCGGTGTCCAGCAGTTCAACCAGGGCAAGATCCAGTTCGCCGGCTCGGACTCGGCGCTGAAGCCGGCCGAGGTCGACGCCAGCAAGGCCGTCTGCACCGGTGGCCAGGGCATCAACCTGCCGGTCGTCGCGGGCCTGATCTCGATCGTCTACAACGTCGAGGGCGTCGACAACCTCGTCCTGGACGGCCCGACGGTCGCGAAGATCTTCGACTCGCAGATCACCAAGTGGAACGACCCGGCCATCGTCGCCCTGAACCCGGGTGCCAAGCTGCCGGACGCCGACATCCAGGCGTTCCACCGCACCGACGACTCGGGCACCACCGAGAACCTGACCAAGTACTTCGCCAAGACCTCGGGCGGCGCCTGGTCCTACCCGGCCAGCAAGGCGTGGGCGGGCAAGGGCGGCCAGGGCGCCAGCGGCTCGGCCGGTGTCTCGGCCCAGGTGAAGCAGGTCAAGAACTCGGTCAGCTACGCCGAGCTGTCGTTCGCCCAGACCAACAACCTGAAGAGCGCCGCCATCAACACCGGTGCCGCCAAGCCGGTCGAGGCCACCGCGGTCAACGCCGCGAACACCTTCGCCAAGGCGCAGATCGCCGGCACCGGCAGCGACCTGGCGCTGACCCTCGACTACGCGACCAAGGACGAGGGCTCCTACCCGCTGGTCCTGGTCACCTACGAGATCGTCTGCGACAAGGGCAACAAGGCCGACACGCTGGACGCCCTGAAGGCCTTCCTGGGCTACTCCATCAGTGACGCGGGCCAGAAGGCGATCGGCGACGCGGGCTACGTCCCGCTGCCGAAGGAGCTGACCGGCAAGGTCACCGCCGCGGTCAAGGCCCTCGCCTGA
- the pstB gene encoding phosphate ABC transporter ATP-binding protein PstB translates to MAKRIDVSGLSAYYGSTKAIEDISMAIEPRSVTAFIGPSGCGKSTFLRTLNRMHEVIPGARVEGKVLLDDENLYGTSVDPVAVRRSVGMVFQRPNPFPTMSIYDNVVAGLKLAGVRKKSVLDGVVEKSLQGANLWNEVKDRLNKPGAGLSGGQQQRLCIARAIAVEPQVLLMDEPCSALDPISTLAIEDLIGELKSQFTIVIVTHNMQQAARVSDRTAFFNLAGVGQPGKLIELDDTQRIFSNPSVQATEDYISGRFG, encoded by the coding sequence ATGGCCAAGCGCATCGACGTCAGCGGACTGTCCGCCTACTACGGCTCCACCAAGGCCATCGAGGACATCTCGATGGCGATCGAACCCCGCTCGGTGACGGCCTTCATCGGCCCCTCCGGCTGCGGCAAGTCCACCTTCCTGCGGACCCTCAACCGGATGCACGAGGTGATCCCGGGCGCCCGCGTCGAGGGCAAGGTGCTCCTGGACGACGAGAACCTGTACGGCACCAGCGTCGACCCGGTCGCCGTCCGCCGCTCGGTCGGCATGGTCTTCCAGCGTCCGAACCCGTTCCCGACCATGTCGATCTACGACAACGTGGTCGCCGGTCTCAAGCTCGCGGGTGTCCGCAAGAAGTCCGTGCTGGACGGCGTGGTGGAGAAGTCCCTCCAGGGCGCCAACCTCTGGAACGAGGTCAAGGACCGGCTGAACAAGCCGGGCGCCGGCCTCTCCGGCGGTCAGCAGCAGCGCCTCTGCATCGCCCGCGCCATCGCGGTCGAGCCGCAGGTCCTGCTGATGGACGAGCCCTGCTCGGCCCTCGACCCGATCTCGACCCTCGCCATCGAGGACCTGATCGGCGAGCTGAAGTCCCAGTTCACCATCGTCATCGTGACGCACAACATGCAGCAGGCGGCCCGCGTCAGCGACCGCACCGCCTTCTTCAACCTGGCCGGCGTCGGCCAGCCGGGCAAGCTGATCGAGCTGGACGACACCCAGCGGATCTTCTCCAACCCGTCCGTGCAGGCGACCGAGGACTACATCTCCGGCCGCTTCGGCTAG
- a CDS encoding CHAD domain-containing protein, which produces MTEAPMTAQAASTATAGDILSSHLTGLAGAFLRALPLAVGEVGARPGAAPVPSAGTGDLLRAVRRIGGLLHTFGAAFEPGWVQESRTELSWLLNLLALEPGLVRRSARLLGALDGLSGSETEGPGMLAGHAGAPKARALLDRQLTLARTRAHSTVLQELRSARLHALADRMTLLVADTPLAKPAEGRAGAVLMPQAAAAFGALAASTQLLPLQRAATPYGGDGLRRLGSVPSARGALDADAALAADDAPWHRTRVLVKRARYALEVCGRPSAVLDDLDQVLLRHQEASEAAVTAATAARTPRITPATAYVLGVVHADQRLEVEAARYAFGRRWPELPPGAEAWLELPPAEGWGSAPESRTA; this is translated from the coding sequence ATGACCGAAGCGCCGATGACGGCCCAGGCGGCCTCGACCGCGACCGCCGGGGACATCCTCTCCAGCCATCTCACCGGCCTGGCGGGCGCGTTCCTGCGCGCCCTGCCGCTGGCGGTGGGCGAGGTCGGCGCGAGACCGGGTGCGGCGCCGGTCCCTTCCGCGGGCACGGGGGACCTGCTGCGGGCGGTGCGGCGGATCGGGGGGCTGCTGCACACCTTCGGCGCGGCCTTCGAGCCGGGCTGGGTCCAGGAGTCGCGCACCGAGTTGTCCTGGCTGCTGAACCTGCTGGCGCTGGAGCCCGGGCTGGTGCGGCGGTCGGCCCGGCTGCTGGGCGCGCTGGACGGGCTGAGCGGCAGCGAGACGGAGGGGCCGGGCATGCTGGCCGGTCACGCGGGGGCGCCCAAGGCGCGGGCGCTGCTGGACCGGCAGCTGACCCTGGCCCGGACGAGGGCGCACTCGACGGTGCTGCAGGAGCTGCGGTCGGCGCGGCTGCACGCGCTGGCGGACCGGATGACGCTGCTGGTGGCGGACACGCCGCTGGCGAAGCCGGCCGAGGGCCGGGCCGGGGCGGTGCTGATGCCGCAGGCGGCGGCGGCGTTCGGGGCGCTGGCGGCGAGCACCCAGCTGCTGCCGTTGCAGCGGGCGGCGACGCCGTACGGCGGGGACGGGCTGCGTCGGCTGGGGTCGGTGCCCAGTGCGCGGGGCGCGCTGGACGCGGACGCGGCGCTGGCCGCGGACGACGCGCCGTGGCACCGGACCCGGGTGCTGGTGAAGCGGGCCCGGTACGCGCTGGAGGTGTGCGGGCGGCCGTCGGCGGTGCTGGACGACCTGGACCAGGTGCTGCTGCGGCACCAGGAGGCGTCGGAGGCGGCGGTGACGGCGGCGACGGCGGCGCGCACGCCGCGGATCACTCCGGCGACGGCGTACGTGCTGGGCGTGGTGCACGCCGATCAGCGGCTGGAGGTGGAGGCGGCACGGTACGCCTTCGGCCGGCGCTGGCCGGAGCTGCCGCCGGGGGCGGAGGCGTGGCTGGAGCTGCCACCGGCCGAGGGCTGGGGGTCGGCGCCGGAATCGCGGACGGCCTGA
- a CDS encoding phosphatase PAP2 family protein, which yields MSTPLADTTNPDLGLLYAVNGLAKHAPARLDHLVSWIGEYGILIGLALLGLVGWLQARRRPDAPVAVAGLLWAPLSVAIAELANLPIAAIVDRPRPFVDHPDLEVLVEGKAGTYSFVSDHSTMSMGIAVALFLVNRRLGWIAGGLALLQGFCRMYMGVHYPTDVIGGFALAVAVVLLLAPIAMAVLVPLCHALTRTPLAPLVRARRRGESGGGGRGPGRGGRGRRGGGTRGTVRAEEPRPESDLAA from the coding sequence GTGTCGACGCCGCTTGCCGACACGACCAACCCCGACCTCGGCCTGCTCTACGCCGTCAACGGCCTGGCCAAACACGCCCCGGCCCGACTGGACCACCTGGTCTCCTGGATCGGCGAGTACGGCATCCTGATCGGCCTCGCACTGCTGGGCCTGGTCGGCTGGCTGCAGGCCCGGCGGCGTCCGGACGCCCCGGTGGCGGTCGCCGGACTGCTCTGGGCCCCGCTGTCGGTCGCCATCGCCGAGCTCGCCAACCTGCCGATCGCGGCGATCGTGGACCGCCCCCGGCCCTTCGTCGACCACCCCGACCTGGAGGTGCTGGTCGAGGGCAAGGCCGGCACCTACTCCTTCGTCAGCGACCACTCCACGATGTCGATGGGCATCGCGGTGGCACTCTTCCTGGTGAACCGGCGGCTGGGCTGGATCGCCGGCGGCCTGGCCCTGCTGCAGGGCTTCTGCCGGATGTACATGGGCGTCCACTACCCCACCGACGTGATCGGCGGCTTCGCGCTGGCCGTCGCCGTGGTGCTGCTGCTGGCGCCGATCGCGATGGCCGTGCTCGTCCCGCTCTGCCACGCCCTGACCCGCACCCCGCTCGCCCCGCTGGTCCGCGCCCGACGGCGCGGCGAGTCCGGCGGCGGCGGGCGGGGACCCGGGCGCGGTGGACGGGGGCGACGCGGCGGCGGAACGCGCGGCACGGTCCGCGCCGAGGAACCGCGGCCCGAGTCCGACCTGGCCGCGTGA
- the pstC gene encoding phosphate ABC transporter permease subunit PstC, translating to MTSNTPAAPPGGERRRRDSRVGDKIFMNLSRGSGILLLVVMAAIAGFLTWRSGIALSKNEGNFFTTFEWTPDAPKPVFGIAVLVFGTIVSATIAMAIAVPVAIGIALFISHYAPRRIAQPFAYLVDLLAAVPSIIYGLWGALFLVPHLEGLTSWMDDYLGWTYIFDQSRATTPRNLFTVGILLAIMILPIITAVSREIFRQVPRMHEEAALALGATRWEMIRTAVLPFGRPGIISASMLGLGRALGETIAVAIVLSSSSVLSLHVLDPGGGTFAQNIALKFSEAQPFGRDALMASGLVLFVITLLVNGAARLIVARRKEYSGANA from the coding sequence ATGACTTCAAACACCCCTGCCGCCCCGCCCGGCGGGGAGCGCCGCCGGCGCGACAGCCGGGTCGGCGACAAGATCTTCATGAACCTGTCCCGCGGGTCGGGCATCCTGCTGCTGGTGGTCATGGCCGCCATCGCGGGCTTCCTGACCTGGCGCTCGGGCATCGCCCTGAGCAAGAACGAGGGCAACTTCTTCACCACCTTCGAGTGGACGCCGGACGCCCCGAAGCCGGTCTTCGGCATCGCCGTCCTGGTGTTCGGCACCATCGTCAGCGCGACGATCGCGATGGCGATCGCCGTGCCGGTGGCGATCGGGATCGCGCTGTTCATCTCCCACTACGCCCCGCGCCGGATCGCCCAGCCGTTCGCCTACCTGGTGGACCTGCTGGCGGCCGTGCCCAGCATCATCTACGGCCTGTGGGGCGCGCTCTTCCTGGTTCCGCACCTGGAGGGCCTGACCAGCTGGATGGACGACTACCTCGGCTGGACGTACATCTTCGACCAGTCCCGGGCGACCACCCCGCGCAACCTGTTCACCGTCGGCATCCTGCTGGCGATCATGATCCTCCCGATCATCACCGCGGTCAGCCGTGAGATCTTCCGGCAGGTGCCGCGGATGCACGAGGAGGCCGCGCTCGCGCTCGGCGCGACCCGCTGGGAGATGATCCGCACCGCGGTGCTGCCGTTCGGCCGCCCGGGCATCATCTCGGCCTCGATGCTCGGCCTCGGCCGCGCGCTCGGCGAGACCATCGCGGTCGCCATCGTGCTCTCCTCCAGCAGCGTCCTCTCGCTGCACGTGCTCGACCCGGGCGGCGGCACCTTCGCGCAGAACATCGCGCTGAAGTTCAGCGAGGCCCAGCCCTTCGGCCGGGACGCGCTGATGGCCTCCGGTCTCGTCCTGTTCGTCATCACCTTGCTGGTGAACGGTGCCGCGCGCCTGATCGTGGCCCGCCGCAAGGAGTACTCGGGGGCCAACGCATGA
- a CDS encoding bifunctional lytic transglycosylase/C40 family peptidase, with protein sequence MVLRKGATAAAAAGVVAVGFVGLVTFGTYAASGTPQRQGNAAGLSPGTVPAAYQGPIEQWGRLCPDLSPPLLAAQLYQESGFDPRARSGVGAEGLAQFMPATWATYGTDGNNDGRKDPWEPLDAIASAATFDCALATYVGKVPGDRQSNMLAAYNAGPGAVTKYQGVPPYRETQGYVRNILATARSFAAPDAPVEVSAQSAGAIYFAQGKLGTPYLWGGDGLAWQNGRFDCSGLTKAAFESVGIILPRVANDQWYAGPHPSRDQLRPGDLVFWATDLTDPRSIHHVGIYVGGGYMINAPHTGAVIRYDKIDTKEYIGATRVTSDAAQALPNRNAEGGVIAPSRPGDPAATPAPATTPAPGTPGPTAPGSPAPAAPAAQAAQAAPAARPTAVAATGPAGSGQTPAKN encoded by the coding sequence ATGGTACTCCGGAAGGGCGCTACGGCCGCCGCTGCCGCAGGAGTTGTCGCGGTCGGCTTCGTCGGGCTGGTGACGTTCGGGACGTATGCGGCGAGCGGGACTCCGCAGCGCCAGGGCAATGCGGCCGGACTCTCCCCGGGAACCGTTCCGGCCGCGTACCAAGGCCCGATCGAACAGTGGGGCCGGCTCTGCCCCGATCTCTCCCCCCCGTTGCTCGCGGCGCAGTTGTACCAGGAAAGCGGTTTCGACCCACGGGCCCGTTCCGGGGTCGGGGCGGAGGGACTGGCGCAGTTCATGCCGGCCACCTGGGCGACGTACGGCACGGACGGCAACAACGACGGCCGGAAGGACCCCTGGGAGCCGCTGGACGCGATCGCCTCGGCCGCCACCTTCGACTGCGCGCTCGCCACCTACGTCGGCAAGGTCCCGGGCGACCGCCAGTCGAACATGCTGGCCGCCTACAACGCCGGGCCGGGCGCGGTGACGAAGTACCAGGGCGTGCCGCCCTACCGGGAGACCCAGGGATACGTGCGGAACATCCTGGCCACCGCCCGCAGCTTCGCCGCCCCGGACGCACCGGTGGAGGTCTCCGCGCAGTCCGCCGGGGCGATCTACTTCGCCCAGGGCAAGCTCGGCACCCCGTACCTGTGGGGCGGGGACGGGCTCGCCTGGCAGAACGGGCGGTTCGACTGCTCCGGGCTCACCAAGGCGGCGTTCGAGAGCGTCGGCATCATCCTGCCCCGGGTCGCCAACGACCAGTGGTACGCCGGCCCGCACCCGTCCCGCGACCAGCTGCGACCGGGTGACCTGGTGTTCTGGGCGACCGATCTGACCGACCCGCGCTCCATCCACCACGTCGGCATCTACGTCGGCGGCGGGTACATGATCAACGCCCCGCACACCGGTGCGGTGATCCGCTACGACAAGATCGACACCAAGGAGTACATCGGCGCCACCCGGGTGACCTCGGACGCCGCCCAGGCCCTGCCGAACCGCAACGCCGAGGGCGGGGTGATCGCCCCCAGCCGCCCCGGCGACCCGGCGGCAACCCCGGCCCCGGCCACGACCCCGGCACCCGGCACTCCGGGGCCGACCGCGCCCGGCAGCCCCGCCCCCGCGGCGCCGGCGGCCCAGGCGGCACAGGCGGCCCCGGCCGCCCGGCCCACCGCGGTCGCCGCCACCGGACCGGCCGGTTCCGGTCAAACCCCCGCAAAGAACTGA
- a CDS encoding metal-sensitive transcriptional regulator encodes MTTTQARTGPEQAPGAEPQGEHAVSPDTAGSAHTGHGPHGYSAQKDAHLKRLRRIEGQIRGLQRMVDEDVYCIDVLTQVSASTKALQSFALSLLEEHLRHCVAAAAEEGGSELDAKVAEATAAIARLLRS; translated from the coding sequence ATGACCACCACGCAAGCGCGTACCGGGCCGGAGCAGGCGCCCGGGGCGGAACCGCAGGGCGAGCACGCGGTCTCCCCGGACACCGCCGGGTCCGCACACACCGGTCACGGCCCGCACGGGTACAGCGCCCAGAAGGACGCGCACCTCAAGCGGCTGCGCCGGATCGAGGGCCAGATCCGCGGCCTCCAGCGGATGGTCGACGAGGACGTCTACTGCATCGACGTGCTGACCCAGGTCTCGGCCAGCACCAAGGCCCTGCAGTCCTTCGCCCTCTCCCTGCTCGAGGAGCACCTGCGGCACTGCGTCGCGGCCGCCGCCGAGGAGGGCGGGAGCGAGCTGGACGCCAAGGTCGCCGAGGCCACCGCGGCGATCGCCCGGCTGCTGCGGAGCTGA
- a CDS encoding inorganic phosphate transporter — MDMAALIAVVGVAFFFTYTNGFHDSANAIATSVSTRALTPRAALAMAAVMNLAGAFLGSGVAHTVSQGIIETPTGNQGMAILFAALVGAIAWNLVTWYFGLPSSSSHALFGGMVGAALAGGTEVIWSGVVDKIIIPMIVSPVVGLVGGFLVMLAILWLFRRANPHRAKRNFRVAQTASAAAMALAHGLQDAQKTMGIVVMALVISGHESPDDPIPVWVKISCATMLSLGTYAGGWRIMRTLGRKIIELDPPQGFAAEATASTVMYITSFVFKAPISTTHVITSAIMGAGATKRIRAVRWGVAKNIVLGWFITMPAAALVAALVYWFVHLFWG, encoded by the coding sequence GTGGACATGGCAGCACTCATCGCCGTCGTCGGCGTTGCGTTCTTCTTCACCTACACCAACGGCTTCCACGACTCGGCCAACGCGATCGCGACCTCGGTCTCCACCCGGGCGCTGACGCCCAGGGCGGCGCTGGCGATGGCCGCGGTGATGAACCTGGCCGGCGCCTTCCTGGGCAGCGGGGTGGCGCACACCGTCTCCCAGGGCATCATCGAGACCCCGACCGGCAACCAGGGGATGGCGATCCTGTTCGCCGCGCTGGTCGGTGCGATCGCCTGGAACCTCGTCACCTGGTACTTCGGCCTCCCCTCCTCCTCCTCGCACGCGCTGTTCGGCGGCATGGTCGGCGCGGCCCTGGCCGGCGGCACCGAGGTGATCTGGAGCGGCGTCGTCGACAAGATCATCATCCCGATGATCGTCTCCCCGGTGGTCGGCCTGGTCGGCGGCTTCCTGGTGATGCTGGCGATCCTCTGGCTGTTCCGCCGGGCCAACCCGCACCGGGCCAAGCGCAACTTCCGGGTCGCGCAGACCGCCTCGGCCGCCGCCATGGCGCTCGCGCACGGTCTGCAGGACGCCCAGAAGACCATGGGCATCGTGGTGATGGCCCTGGTGATCTCGGGTCACGAGAGCCCGGACGACCCGATCCCGGTCTGGGTGAAGATCTCCTGCGCGACCATGCTCTCGCTCGGCACCTACGCCGGCGGCTGGCGGATCATGCGGACCCTGGGCCGGAAGATCATCGAGCTCGACCCGCCGCAGGGCTTCGCCGCCGAGGCCACCGCCTCGACCGTCATGTACATCACCTCGTTCGTCTTCAAGGCGCCGATCTCCACCACCCACGTGATCACCTCGGCGATCATGGGTGCGGGTGCCACCAAGCGGATCCGCGCGGTGCGCTGGGGCGTCGCCAAGAACATCGTGCTCGGCTGGTTCATCACCATGCCGGCCGCCGCCCTGGTGGCGGCGCTGGTGTACTGGTTCGTCCACCTGTTCTGGGGCTGA